Proteins encoded within one genomic window of Pedobacter africanus:
- a CDS encoding glycoside hydrolase family 88 protein, which produces MNIKCKLSRLCYLLLSILLTGCASQEKNFKSDPALLVRIDSNFASAGRQYHLLMKNLPPGQFPKTYYPLTGKFEACKSDWWVSGFYPGSLLYIYEQTKDRTLLDETRRILKLLEKEKNNRTTHDLGFMMYCSFGQANAISPQPGYKEVLIESAKSLASRFNPKVGCIQSWDAKPDEFLVIIDNMMNLELLFWAARETGDSSYYNIAVTHANTTMKNHFRSDYSSYHVLNYHPETGAVQQKRTDQGYADESAWARGQAWGLYGYTLMYRETKDHKYLDQANHIAAFILKNLPDDKVPYWDFNAPDIPAALRDASAGAIIASALLELCSYNKGQNAQIFFKTAEKIINTLSSDRYTAAEKSNGGFILKHGVGHMPKRSEIDVPLTYGDYYYLEAMKRYKSYAD; this is translated from the coding sequence ATGAACATAAAATGTAAACTATCCAGGCTCTGCTATCTGCTGTTATCCATACTGCTGACGGGCTGCGCATCGCAGGAAAAAAACTTCAAGTCAGATCCTGCGCTGCTGGTCCGGATTGACAGTAATTTTGCCAGTGCTGGCAGACAGTACCATCTGCTAATGAAAAACCTGCCGCCCGGGCAGTTCCCGAAAACCTATTATCCCCTCACAGGAAAGTTTGAAGCCTGTAAGTCCGACTGGTGGGTAAGCGGTTTTTACCCTGGCTCGCTCCTATACATTTACGAGCAGACCAAAGACCGCACGTTATTGGATGAAACCCGGCGCATTTTAAAGCTACTTGAAAAAGAGAAAAACAACAGGACCACGCACGACCTTGGCTTTATGATGTATTGTAGCTTTGGACAGGCAAATGCCATTAGCCCGCAACCCGGTTACAAAGAAGTTCTGATCGAAAGTGCAAAATCCCTGGCCAGTCGTTTTAATCCTAAAGTGGGTTGCATCCAGTCCTGGGACGCCAAGCCGGATGAGTTCCTGGTCATCATCGATAATATGATGAACCTGGAATTGCTTTTCTGGGCAGCGCGCGAGACCGGGGATTCCAGCTATTATAACATAGCAGTAACCCATGCCAATACCACTATGAAAAACCATTTCAGGTCAGATTACAGTTCTTATCATGTGCTCAACTACCATCCCGAAACTGGTGCTGTACAACAGAAAAGGACAGATCAGGGCTATGCTGATGAGTCGGCCTGGGCACGTGGGCAAGCATGGGGATTATATGGCTATACCCTGATGTATCGTGAAACCAAAGACCATAAATACCTGGATCAGGCCAACCATATTGCTGCATTTATCCTGAAAAACCTGCCGGATGACAAAGTCCCTTACTGGGATTTTAATGCCCCCGATATTCCAGCGGCATTAAGAGATGCCTCTGCAGGAGCGATCATTGCCTCGGCATTACTGGAACTCTGTAGTTACAATAAAGGTCAAAATGCACAGATCTTTTTCAAAACTGCAGAAAAAATAATCAATACACTGTCTTCTGATCGGTATACAGCCGCCGAAAAGAGCAATGGGGGATTTATTCTTAAACATGGTGTAGGGCATATGCCCAAAAGGTCAGAAATTGATGTGCCGCTTACTTACGGCGATTACTATTACCTGGAAGCCATGAAACGATACAAAAGTTATGCAGATTAA
- a CDS encoding glycosyl hydrolase, whose protein sequence is MKSLTRIVFLLAAALPLMRGYAQKKNGVPHDTRFSGYPSRAADFDVRPGFTNPPRGYGNVPFFWWNGDTLSRKRLTEQLDILKESATDGFAVSYLHTDPKGADAELNKKMGYGLYGRTEPGNPAVYSDEWWKTWNWFSGEAAKRGMAVGLDDYTIGWVGNGYSTDEVRDLEKFRSYKGTLVIKIDTVKAGGSLKKLLPPDLVSLTAWPVNGVKGKSVYIDLKAKVKNGGIDFKAPRSGDWKVYTIVAANNYMLHPDHGRELVKHYFQRFEDKMDAQGRKGMNYFFQDELFIPFNMNTWSEDFAVQFSRIKGYDVLPYLPALKEDIGAITPKIRMDYADVLMELAEERYFKPVYNWHASRGLIYGSDNLDRGLEPLNYVDYFRVESWYTAPGNDAPARGSSFIQTKVSSSVAHLYKRPRTWLEAFHSMGWGSSGEWLTEQLDHHFIAGGNLICMHGLYYTTHGGWWEWAPPDFHYRMPYWPHMKKWLEYGERLSYLMSQGTHVSDIALMYPTEPMQAFPGSRPDVSFATAKTLSNAGLDYDFMDYRSLLKTEISDKSLKVSDMSYKVLILPDMKAMHYEALQQALNFYRKGGIVVATGSLPMASTRKGSDDPEVDALVKEIFGLTAKEQEAGKKAGIHQNAAGGKGLLADTLNIAALVAQHITPDFIPGEGGGKVLHRKIGNKDLYMTMNVKPGNEVFYRVQGRPELWDAKTGETKVLPVVKQTTAGTYIRSEVGYTNSSIIVFSPGNAVIESKKQAEAVVADRIQLKGDWKIEFLPTMNNKWGDFRLPAFDGLISTEARTFKFSTKAGAAPDWTAKSFVDDNWQEGIYDYGYQMQWLLDSTSNNFEALVDQALNDKLDGWKPYRFSWRFGVWDHPGPQGYHGLKARVNDGFLILDGAGDHLFKTYVYAPQEQLYHVELGERLPDRFYVDGKALKDTKIKLSKGWHAVLAAYTGVPKKGYKRGPNSRDERPRSAIVFLPAANPLPEKVSPYSSILAMRWYQASHLRFDPARGENKTYCYRFKSTPGLEKMEMGIYGKKPAVWIEGKQLNEKYVTLLKTEAGLNTYSIVMPVKHEKVVEVAMQIETEPGIQDVAVFPFPIKLFCHTGLLEAGDWASTGQMLHYSGGLYYRKTLTLSEAQLKKEIFLDLGEVVATCALRVNGQEVTTMMSPPYKAEITKFLKAGDNQLEVLVYSTLSNHYQTIPSAYRGIPRAGLIGPVVLELGK, encoded by the coding sequence ATGAAAAGTTTAACCAGAATAGTCTTTTTGCTTGCTGCAGCACTTCCCCTGATGAGGGGATATGCACAGAAAAAAAATGGTGTACCGCACGATACAAGGTTTAGTGGTTATCCCTCGAGGGCTGCGGACTTCGATGTGCGTCCGGGCTTTACCAATCCACCACGGGGTTACGGCAATGTACCCTTCTTTTGGTGGAACGGGGATACACTCTCACGCAAACGCCTGACAGAACAGCTCGATATCCTTAAAGAATCCGCTACGGATGGTTTTGCAGTGAGTTATCTGCATACGGATCCTAAAGGCGCTGATGCCGAGTTAAACAAAAAAATGGGCTACGGACTTTATGGACGGACAGAGCCCGGTAACCCAGCTGTGTATTCTGATGAATGGTGGAAGACATGGAATTGGTTTTCAGGGGAAGCTGCTAAAAGAGGTATGGCCGTTGGCCTCGACGATTATACTATTGGCTGGGTAGGCAATGGGTATTCCACTGACGAAGTACGTGACCTGGAAAAGTTCAGGTCCTATAAAGGGACCCTGGTGATAAAAATCGATACAGTAAAGGCGGGGGGCTCACTAAAAAAGCTGCTCCCGCCAGACCTGGTCAGCCTTACTGCCTGGCCGGTTAATGGCGTAAAAGGTAAGTCCGTATATATTGACCTGAAGGCCAAAGTTAAAAACGGGGGCATCGATTTTAAAGCCCCCCGCAGTGGCGATTGGAAGGTTTACACGATAGTAGCAGCCAACAATTATATGCTACACCCCGATCATGGCAGAGAACTGGTAAAGCACTATTTTCAACGGTTTGAAGATAAAATGGACGCACAGGGGCGAAAAGGCATGAATTACTTTTTTCAGGATGAACTTTTTATCCCTTTCAACATGAATACCTGGTCGGAAGATTTTGCGGTACAATTCAGCCGCATAAAAGGTTATGACGTGCTGCCCTATCTTCCTGCTTTAAAAGAAGATATCGGGGCCATTACCCCTAAAATACGGATGGACTATGCCGATGTACTGATGGAACTGGCAGAAGAAAGATATTTTAAACCCGTTTACAACTGGCATGCCAGCCGGGGCCTTATTTATGGCTCAGATAACCTGGACAGGGGCTTGGAACCGCTCAATTATGTAGATTATTTTCGGGTAGAGAGCTGGTATACCGCGCCTGGAAACGATGCTCCGGCCCGGGGCTCTTCGTTTATCCAAACGAAGGTATCAAGCTCGGTTGCTCACCTATACAAGCGTCCGCGCACATGGCTCGAGGCTTTTCACAGCATGGGCTGGGGTAGTAGCGGTGAATGGCTGACAGAACAGCTCGACCATCATTTTATAGCGGGAGGGAACCTCATTTGTATGCATGGACTCTATTACACCACGCATGGCGGATGGTGGGAGTGGGCACCGCCCGATTTTCACTACCGCATGCCCTACTGGCCGCACATGAAGAAATGGCTGGAATATGGCGAGCGTTTGAGTTACCTAATGAGCCAGGGCACCCATGTTAGCGATATTGCCTTAATGTACCCTACCGAACCGATGCAGGCTTTTCCTGGCAGTAGGCCGGATGTAAGTTTTGCCACTGCAAAAACACTAAGCAATGCCGGGCTGGATTATGACTTTATGGATTACAGGTCACTTCTTAAAACAGAGATCAGTGACAAATCGCTGAAGGTCTCAGACATGTCTTATAAAGTACTTATACTGCCTGATATGAAGGCGATGCACTATGAAGCCCTGCAGCAGGCATTAAATTTTTACCGCAAAGGAGGAATCGTAGTGGCTACAGGCAGCTTACCTATGGCCAGTACGCGCAAAGGTAGTGACGATCCAGAGGTTGATGCCCTTGTAAAGGAAATCTTTGGCCTAACGGCGAAGGAGCAGGAGGCGGGTAAAAAAGCAGGTATTCATCAGAACGCGGCCGGCGGTAAGGGTTTACTTGCGGATACACTGAACATTGCTGCCTTGGTGGCACAGCACATTACACCTGATTTTATTCCAGGGGAAGGCGGTGGTAAGGTATTGCACAGAAAGATCGGTAACAAAGACCTTTACATGACCATGAATGTAAAACCTGGCAATGAAGTTTTTTATCGGGTACAGGGGCGCCCCGAATTGTGGGACGCCAAAACTGGTGAAACCAAAGTTCTGCCTGTTGTAAAGCAGACAACAGCAGGCACTTATATCCGCTCGGAAGTGGGCTACACAAATTCTTCAATCATTGTCTTTTCTCCTGGAAATGCGGTTATTGAAAGCAAAAAACAGGCTGAAGCTGTAGTTGCTGACCGAATTCAGCTCAAAGGAGATTGGAAAATAGAATTTCTGCCTACGATGAATAACAAATGGGGAGATTTCCGCTTGCCGGCTTTTGATGGGCTGATCAGCACTGAGGCCCGGACCTTTAAATTTAGTACTAAGGCCGGTGCCGCCCCCGACTGGACCGCGAAGTCTTTTGTCGATGACAACTGGCAGGAAGGGATTTATGATTACGGCTACCAGATGCAGTGGCTGCTGGATTCCACTTCCAATAATTTTGAGGCTTTAGTCGACCAGGCGCTTAATGATAAACTTGATGGCTGGAAACCTTATCGCTTCAGTTGGCGTTTTGGTGTCTGGGATCACCCGGGCCCTCAAGGTTACCACGGACTAAAGGCCAGGGTAAACGACGGTTTCCTTATTCTGGATGGGGCTGGTGATCATCTTTTTAAAACCTATGTTTATGCCCCTCAGGAGCAGTTGTATCATGTTGAGCTGGGTGAACGGCTGCCCGATCGTTTTTATGTGGATGGTAAAGCTTTAAAAGACACTAAGATTAAATTAAGTAAAGGCTGGCACGCTGTTTTGGCGGCTTATACCGGCGTGCCTAAAAAAGGATATAAGAGAGGGCCAAACTCCCGTGATGAACGTCCCAGAAGCGCAATTGTATTTTTGCCGGCTGCAAATCCGCTTCCGGAAAAAGTGTCTCCTTATTCCAGCATACTTGCCATGCGCTGGTACCAGGCATCGCACCTTCGGTTTGATCCTGCCAGGGGCGAAAACAAAACCTATTGTTACCGTTTTAAATCCACACCAGGCCTGGAGAAAATGGAAATGGGTATTTATGGTAAAAAACCTGCGGTTTGGATTGAGGGTAAACAACTGAATGAAAAATACGTAACACTGCTGAAAACTGAAGCAGGTTTAAATACTTATAGCATAGTTATGCCTGTTAAACATGAAAAGGTAGTTGAAGTGGCTATGCAGATCGAAACCGAACCGGGTATTCAGGATGTGGCCGTATTTCCTTTTCCTATAAAGCTATTTTGCCATACGGGCTTGCTGGAAGCCGGTGATTGGGCATCAACCGGACAAATGCTGCATTACTCTGGTGGTTTGTATTACCGGAAAACTTTAACCCTGAGCGAAGCACAGCTCAAGAAGGAAATCTTCCTTGATTTAGGTGAAGTGGTAGCCACTTGCGCCCTCAGGGTGAATGGACAGGAAGTGACGACAATGATGTCCCCTCCTTATAAAGCAGAGATCACTAAATTCCTGAAAGCAGGAGACAATCAGCTGGAGGTTTTGGTATACAGCACCTTGTCCAATCATTACCAGACCATTCCATCAGCCTATCGCGGAATCCCTCGCGCCGGGCTGATCGGACCTGTTGTACTTGAGCTGGGGAAGTAA
- the metK gene encoding methionine adenosyltransferase: MSYLFTSESVSEGHPDKIADQISDALIDNFLAFDAESKVACETLVTTGQVILAGEVKSTTYLDVQQIAREVIRKIGYTKSEYMFEANSCGILSAIHEQSQDINQGVDRSSKEEQGAGDQGMMFGYATNETENYMPLALDLSHTLLQELAILRRENKEITYLRPDAKSQVTLEYSDDNKPVRIDAIVISTQHDDFDEETKMLAKIKKDLVEILIPRIIAKYPQYAHLFNDKIQYHINPTGKFVIGGPHGDTGLTGRKIIVDTYGGKGAHGGGAFSGKDPSKVDRSAAYATRHIAKNLVAAGVADEILVQVSYAIGVAQPMGIYINTYGTSKVNKTDGEIAKIVEGIFDMRPYFIEQRLKLRNPIYSETAAYGHMGRKPETVTKVFRSPNGEEKSVTVELFTWEKLDFVDKVKTAFDL, translated from the coding sequence ATGTCGTATTTATTTACATCAGAATCTGTTTCAGAAGGGCACCCTGATAAGATCGCAGATCAGATTTCGGACGCCCTAATTGACAACTTCCTGGCCTTTGATGCCGAATCTAAAGTAGCCTGTGAAACCCTGGTAACTACCGGTCAGGTGATTTTAGCTGGTGAAGTAAAATCTACCACTTACCTGGATGTGCAGCAGATTGCCCGCGAGGTGATCCGCAAAATCGGTTACACCAAAAGTGAGTATATGTTTGAAGCCAACTCCTGCGGGATCCTTTCGGCCATACATGAACAAAGCCAGGACATTAACCAGGGGGTAGACCGTTCCAGCAAAGAAGAGCAGGGTGCGGGCGACCAGGGCATGATGTTTGGCTACGCCACCAATGAAACCGAAAACTATATGCCACTGGCATTAGACCTTTCCCATACCCTTTTGCAGGAACTGGCTATCTTAAGACGCGAAAATAAGGAAATCACTTATTTACGCCCGGATGCCAAATCGCAGGTAACCCTGGAGTATTCAGACGACAACAAACCTGTCCGTATTGATGCCATTGTAATTTCTACCCAGCACGATGACTTTGATGAAGAAACTAAAATGCTGGCCAAGATCAAAAAAGACCTGGTAGAGATCCTGATCCCGCGCATCATTGCCAAATACCCTCAATACGCTCATTTATTCAACGATAAGATCCAATACCACATCAACCCTACCGGCAAGTTCGTGATCGGAGGGCCGCATGGGGATACCGGTTTAACCGGACGTAAGATCATTGTGGATACTTATGGTGGTAAAGGTGCCCATGGTGGTGGTGCTTTCTCTGGAAAAGACCCGAGCAAGGTAGACAGAAGCGCAGCTTATGCTACCCGTCACATTGCCAAAAACCTGGTTGCTGCCGGTGTTGCAGATGAGATTCTGGTGCAGGTAAGTTATGCCATTGGTGTGGCGCAGCCTATGGGTATCTATATCAATACCTACGGTACTTCCAAAGTGAATAAAACCGATGGAGAGATCGCTAAGATCGTTGAAGGTATATTTGATATGCGCCCTTATTTCATTGAGCAGCGCCTGAAACTGAGGAACCCGATTTATAGCGAAACTGCTGCTTACGGACACATGGGCCGCAAGCCGGAAACCGTAACCAAGGTTTTCAGATCACCTAACGGTGAAGAAAAATCAGTTACCGTTGAGCTGTTCACATGGGAAAAACTGGATTTTGTAGATAAAGTAAAAACTGCTTTTGATTTATAA
- a CDS encoding diacylglycerol/lipid kinase family protein: protein MSKSNILFIINPISGGKDKLRIPGLIDANLDRQKFNPNFAFTEYIGHASEIAEEAANKNFDIIVAVGGDGTINEVGTKVMQQHKILGILPFGSGNGLARFLRIPMNTVKAIKVINDLRVRQIDTATFNDKHFFNMAGMGFDAHISSVFAGNKGRGLSGYLKLGLREVLSYKPQTYHIVIDGKEYVRTAFVISLANSSQYGNNAHIAPAASVTDGLLDICIVKEFPMYKLPVLAYEMLNSKTDNSNLVEIIKGENIRIRRPKDDAIHIDGEPFFMGQEIAASIQPLSLNIITPDYEG, encoded by the coding sequence TTGTCAAAATCGAATATCTTATTTATTATCAATCCCATATCCGGCGGAAAGGATAAGCTCAGGATTCCTGGGCTGATTGACGCGAATTTAGACCGGCAGAAATTTAATCCAAATTTCGCTTTTACTGAATACATTGGCCATGCTTCTGAAATAGCCGAAGAGGCTGCAAACAAAAATTTTGACATCATTGTGGCCGTTGGCGGGGATGGGACGATCAATGAAGTAGGTACCAAAGTGATGCAACAGCATAAAATACTTGGAATACTGCCTTTTGGCTCGGGAAACGGTCTGGCCAGGTTCCTGAGGATACCCATGAATACGGTAAAAGCCATAAAGGTGATCAACGACCTCCGGGTCAGGCAAATCGATACTGCAACATTTAACGACAAGCATTTTTTTAACATGGCCGGAATGGGGTTTGATGCCCATATCAGTTCTGTATTTGCCGGAAATAAAGGCAGGGGCCTGAGCGGTTATTTAAAGCTGGGCCTTCGCGAAGTGCTGAGCTACAAGCCGCAAACCTACCATATTGTAATCGATGGAAAGGAATATGTACGGACAGCCTTTGTGATCAGTCTGGCCAATTCATCGCAGTATGGGAACAATGCGCATATTGCACCTGCCGCCTCTGTTACCGATGGCTTGCTGGATATTTGCATTGTTAAGGAATTTCCGATGTACAAGCTGCCGGTGCTGGCTTATGAAATGCTGAATTCCAAGACAGACAATTCAAATCTGGTGGAAATCATAAAAGGGGAAAATATACGCATCCGCAGGCCAAAGGACGATGCAATCCATATCGATGGTGAACCCTTTTTTATGGGCCAGGAGATTGCTGCATCAATTCAACCTTTGTCCTTAAACATCATTACACCAGATTATGAAGGCTAA
- a CDS encoding translation initiation factor, with amino-acid sequence MKAKKKTLNDFGGIMYSTDPSFIYEDQNAGPAEELANNQQDLRVMLDRKNRGGKAVTLVTGFIGSDEALDKLGKMLKSKCGVGGSAKDGEILIQGDFRDKVLLLLQKEGYKAKKSGG; translated from the coding sequence ATGAAGGCTAAAAAGAAAACATTGAACGATTTTGGTGGGATTATGTATTCTACCGACCCTTCTTTTATTTATGAAGACCAAAATGCAGGCCCGGCCGAAGAGCTGGCAAATAACCAGCAGGACCTTAGGGTTATGCTGGACCGCAAGAACCGCGGGGGGAAAGCGGTGACCTTGGTAACTGGCTTTATTGGAAGTGATGAAGCGCTGGATAAACTTGGGAAAATGCTGAAAAGCAAGTGCGGTGTAGGTGGGTCGGCCAAGGACGGAGAGATTTTAATACAGGGCGATTTCAGGGATAAAGTGTTGCTGCTGCTCCAAAAAGAAGGCTATAAAGCAAAAAAATCTGGCGGTTAA
- the pckA gene encoding phosphoenolpyruvate carboxykinase (ATP): protein MSKAFMLKPDLNYLNLDSDRALYQLNVAELVEEALKNGEGTLADTGALAIDTGKFTGRSPKDRFIVCDAITERAVWWGDINIKFDPTKFNSLFEKITTYMNKSDFYVRDAYACADEQYKTTIRVVTETAYQNLFANNLFLRPIAEELGSRPEWTIIAAPTFLADPDVDGTRQSNFSILNFTRKMIIIGGSGYTGEIKKGIFSVLNFVLPEQRNTLSMHCSANVGKDGDTAIFFGLSGTGKTTLSADPERGLIGDDEHGWSENSVFNFEGGCYAKCVDLTAEKEPQIFNAIKFGSLLENINYFPGTHTVDFSNIDKTENTRVAYPIHYIDNAIIPSIAGMPKNIFFLTADAFGVLPPISKLSAGQAMFHFVSGYTAKVAGTEAGVTEPQLTFSACFGKAFLPLHPIRYASLLGEKMRKHQVNVWLVNTGWSGGAYGVGKRMKLAYTRAMITAALHGEFENIAFEADPVFGLHMPLSCPGVPSEILNPRNTWTDAKEYDQKANELAGAFINNFKQFEADASEEMLASLPKVVENTH, encoded by the coding sequence ATGAGCAAAGCTTTTATGCTTAAGCCTGATTTGAACTATCTGAACCTGGATTCGGACAGGGCATTATATCAGCTTAATGTAGCAGAACTGGTTGAAGAAGCCTTGAAGAACGGAGAAGGCACGCTTGCCGATACCGGTGCATTGGCGATCGATACGGGAAAATTTACCGGCCGTTCACCTAAAGACAGATTTATTGTTTGTGACGCCATTACCGAGCGTGCGGTATGGTGGGGTGACATCAACATCAAATTTGACCCGACAAAATTCAACTCACTTTTTGAGAAGATCACCACTTACATGAACAAAAGTGATTTTTATGTAAGGGATGCTTATGCCTGCGCAGATGAGCAGTATAAAACTACCATCAGGGTAGTTACAGAAACTGCTTATCAGAATCTTTTTGCGAATAACCTGTTTTTGCGCCCTATAGCTGAAGAATTGGGTTCAAGACCAGAGTGGACCATCATTGCTGCTCCCACCTTCCTGGCCGATCCGGATGTGGATGGCACCCGACAGTCGAATTTTTCGATCCTGAATTTTACCAGGAAAATGATCATTATTGGTGGCTCTGGTTATACCGGGGAAATCAAGAAAGGGATATTCTCTGTACTTAATTTTGTTTTACCTGAACAGCGGAACACCTTATCCATGCATTGCTCGGCCAATGTAGGCAAGGACGGAGACACGGCGATCTTTTTTGGACTGTCGGGCACCGGGAAAACCACACTTTCTGCTGATCCGGAACGTGGCCTGATTGGCGACGATGAGCATGGCTGGAGCGAGAACAGCGTTTTTAACTTTGAAGGCGGTTGTTATGCAAAATGTGTGGACCTGACTGCTGAAAAAGAGCCTCAGATCTTTAACGCCATTAAATTTGGATCTTTACTGGAAAATATCAATTATTTTCCGGGCACACATACTGTTGATTTTTCGAATATCGATAAGACAGAGAATACAAGGGTGGCTTATCCGATTCATTATATCGACAATGCCATCATTCCTTCAATTGCGGGAATGCCAAAAAATATTTTCTTTTTAACTGCAGATGCCTTTGGCGTGCTGCCTCCCATTTCCAAACTGAGTGCAGGGCAGGCGATGTTCCATTTCGTATCGGGTTATACAGCTAAGGTTGCAGGAACCGAGGCGGGTGTTACTGAACCTCAGCTTACTTTCTCGGCCTGCTTTGGAAAGGCTTTTTTACCGCTGCACCCTATACGTTATGCCAGCTTGCTGGGAGAAAAGATGCGCAAGCATCAGGTTAACGTATGGCTCGTCAATACCGGTTGGAGCGGCGGTGCGTATGGTGTAGGAAAACGGATGAAGCTGGCTTATACCCGTGCCATGATTACAGCAGCGCTGCACGGTGAGTTTGAAAATATAGCTTTCGAGGCCGATCCGGTATTTGGACTCCATATGCCATTGAGTTGCCCTGGTGTTCCTTCTGAAATACTGAACCCAAGAAATACCTGGACAGATGCAAAGGAATATGATCAGAAGGCCAACGAACTTGCCGGGGCATTTATAAATAACTTTAAACAGTTTGAAGCTGATGCGAGCGAAGAAATGCTGGCATCCCTGCCTAAAGTTGTTGAAAACACACATTAA
- a CDS encoding MotA/TolQ/ExbB proton channel family protein yields MANAPKPTTVKKESSSASNLFATLTIPICIIIGICVYKFIFGDRGNFIDGADPDLHDTLPKVGNYMGMAYKGGVIVPILLGMFLMVIVFSIERMIVISKATGKSGLDSFVKKIQSLLNSNNIEAAMAECDKQQGSVANVIKSGLKKYREMEVEPNMDTDQKCLAIQKDIEEATTLEMPMLEQNLTVIATLVSVGTLTGLLGTVTGMIKAFGGLANSGAPDQAALATGISEALINTATGIGTSTFAIIMYNILTSKIDKLTYAIDEAGFSIIQTYASTHK; encoded by the coding sequence ATGGCAAACGCACCAAAACCTACAACAGTAAAGAAAGAGAGCTCGTCAGCTTCAAATTTATTCGCAACCTTAACAATTCCTATTTGTATCATCATCGGAATCTGTGTTTACAAATTCATCTTCGGTGATAGGGGCAACTTTATCGACGGCGCTGATCCTGATTTGCACGATACACTACCGAAAGTAGGTAACTATATGGGTATGGCTTACAAAGGCGGAGTGATCGTACCTATACTTTTAGGGATGTTCCTGATGGTAATCGTATTCTCTATTGAGCGTATGATCGTGATCAGCAAAGCTACCGGCAAAAGCGGATTAGATTCATTTGTTAAAAAAATCCAGTCACTTTTAAATTCTAATAACATCGAGGCTGCTATGGCAGAATGCGATAAACAACAAGGTTCTGTTGCAAACGTTATCAAATCAGGTTTGAAAAAATACCGTGAGATGGAAGTAGAACCTAATATGGATACAGATCAGAAATGTTTAGCTATTCAAAAAGACATCGAAGAAGCAACTACTTTAGAAATGCCAATGTTAGAGCAAAACTTAACTGTAATTGCTACCTTGGTATCTGTAGGTACATTGACCGGTCTATTGGGTACAGTAACAGGTATGATCAAGGCCTTTGGTGGTTTGGCCAACTCTGGTGCTCCGGATCAGGCTGCGCTTGCAACTGGTATCTCTGAGGCTTTGATTAACACGGCTACTGGTATCGGTACTTCTACCTTCGCGATCATCATGTACAACATCCTTACTTCTAAAATTGATAAGTTAACTTACGCAATTGACGAAGCTGGTTTCAGCATCATCCAGACTTACGCTAGTACGCATAAATAA
- a CDS encoding ExbD/TolR family protein, giving the protein MPRAKVQRKSTSIDMTAMCDVSFLLLTFFILTATARQPDPLDVTIPSSTYKLKVPDTDMGILSIGKGKVFYEIVGQDVRKATLPKMGEKYGIQFTPEEIQRFGVVGSFGVPIQNLKQFLAMNADQRKKFQETSAGIPADSTNNQLAEWLMQSRHSVAELHSTQMRVSIKGDANEEYPTVKKIVDILQKQKINKFSLITSAEGGAQ; this is encoded by the coding sequence ATGCCAAGAGCAAAGGTTCAGAGAAAGAGTACTTCGATAGATATGACCGCCATGTGCGACGTATCTTTCCTATTGCTTACTTTCTTTATATTAACAGCGACAGCACGTCAGCCTGACCCTCTGGATGTAACCATTCCTTCATCGACTTATAAGCTTAAGGTCCCTGATACGGATATGGGTATATTATCTATTGGAAAAGGTAAAGTGTTTTATGAGATTGTGGGACAGGATGTAAGAAAAGCTACCTTGCCTAAAATGGGGGAGAAATACGGCATTCAGTTTACTCCTGAAGAAATTCAGCGATTTGGGGTAGTAGGCTCTTTCGGGGTTCCAATCCAGAATTTAAAGCAGTTTCTAGCTATGAATGCTGACCAGAGGAAAAAGTTTCAGGAAACATCTGCTGGGATACCTGCTGATTCCACCAACAACCAGCTTGCTGAATGGTTGATGCAGTCCCGTCATTCAGTTGCTGAATTGCATTCTACACAGATGCGTGTGAGTATTAAGGGTGATGCGAATGAAGAATATCCTACTGTTAAAAAGATAGTTGACATTCTTCAGAAGCAGAAAATTAACAAATTTAGTTTAATTACGTCTGCCGAAGGCGGAGCGCAATAA